One genomic segment of Oxalobacteraceae sp. CFBP 8761 includes these proteins:
- the rplQ gene encoding 50S ribosomal protein L17 has product MRHRHGLRKLNRTSSHRLAMLRNMTVSLLRHEAIKTTVPKAKELRRVIEPILTLGKTDTLANKRLAFARLRDREMVLKLFAELGPRYANRNGGYLRILKMGFRVGDNAPMAYVELLDRPEVTSEEEAPTAE; this is encoded by the coding sequence ATGCGTCACCGTCACGGCCTTCGTAAGCTGAATCGTACCTCGTCCCACCGTCTGGCAATGCTGCGCAACATGACTGTTTCGCTGCTGCGTCATGAAGCCATCAAGACCACCGTCCCAAAAGCCAAGGAACTGCGTCGCGTCATCGAACCGATCCTGACCCTGGGCAAGACCGACACCCTGGCAAACAAGCGCCTGGCCTTCGCTCGCCTGCGCGACCGCGAAATGGTCCTGAAGCTGTTCGCTGAGCTGGGTCCACGCTACGCAAACCGCAACGGCGGCTACCTGCGTATCCTGAAGATGGGTTTCCGCGTTGGCGACAATGCACCAATGGCTTACGTTGAACTGCTGGATCGTCCAGAAGTGACTTCGGAAGAAGAAGCACCGACCGCCGAGTAA
- the dsbD gene encoding protein-disulfide reductase DsbD — translation MPRFPARHWLAACLTLFAFFTLFAAAPGRAAEEFLDPAIAFKFEARMADPQTAEVTYTIAPKYYMYRERFAFKSSNPAVKLGAPSIPPGTVKYDQTFEKDVETYKGTLTIRIPVEGDGAFTLTATGQGCADAGLCYPPQDHTASLSAGKGGAAPPALPIGAAAPQGGISTPLSSTPMAESAPTAPAAAAAIATSPVPAGPPAQSDLSNIAGILGGGSLLAIIPAFILLGLGLAFTPCVLPMVPILSSIIVGEGKNVSRARGFLLSVTYSLGMAIVYTLLGVAAGLAGEGLAAALQNPWVLGTFALLIVAMSLSMFGFYQLQLPGALQTSLSNVSNRQQSGKLAGVFAMGAISALIVGPCVAAPLAGALVYISQTRDVFLGGAALFSMAVGMSIPLLLVGVSAGSLLPRVGAWMESVKRLFGVLMLAMAIWLVSPVIPPVAQMLLWAALLLGYGFYLLRHTRHWASMAFGAAFALMGGMQLVGVASGGRDAFAPLAHLNGTPQHHGLVFTRIKTVDQLDAALAANAGKTVMLDFYADWCVSCKEMEKFTFVDPKVQAKLANTALLQVDVTANDAADKAMLKRFGLFGPPGIILFDDQGKEIADSRVIGYQNAEKFSTSLERLDK, via the coding sequence ATGCCCCGATTCCCTGCACGGCACTGGCTTGCTGCCTGCCTGACGCTGTTTGCCTTTTTCACGCTGTTTGCCGCCGCGCCTGGCCGCGCAGCCGAGGAATTTCTCGATCCTGCCATCGCCTTCAAGTTCGAAGCACGCATGGCCGATCCGCAGACTGCCGAAGTCACGTACACGATCGCGCCGAAGTACTACATGTACCGCGAACGCTTCGCCTTCAAGTCGAGCAATCCTGCTGTCAAGCTGGGCGCGCCATCCATTCCGCCGGGCACCGTGAAGTACGACCAGACGTTCGAGAAGGACGTGGAAACCTACAAGGGAACATTGACGATCCGCATTCCGGTCGAGGGTGACGGCGCGTTCACGTTGACTGCCACCGGCCAGGGCTGCGCCGATGCCGGCCTGTGCTACCCGCCGCAGGATCATACCGCCAGCCTGAGCGCGGGCAAGGGCGGCGCAGCCCCACCGGCGCTGCCGATCGGCGCCGCAGCGCCGCAGGGCGGCATATCGACACCGCTGTCGTCCACGCCAATGGCAGAGAGCGCCCCGACCGCGCCAGCCGCCGCCGCCGCCATCGCCACTTCGCCAGTCCCGGCAGGACCACCAGCACAATCCGACCTCTCGAACATCGCCGGCATCCTCGGCGGCGGCAGCCTGCTGGCCATCATCCCCGCGTTCATCCTGCTGGGCCTGGGCCTAGCGTTCACGCCATGCGTGCTGCCGATGGTGCCAATCCTGTCGTCGATCATCGTGGGCGAAGGCAAGAACGTCAGCCGTGCGCGCGGCTTCCTGCTGTCGGTAACGTATTCGCTGGGCATGGCGATCGTCTACACGCTGCTGGGCGTGGCCGCAGGCCTGGCTGGCGAGGGCCTGGCCGCAGCCCTGCAGAATCCGTGGGTGCTGGGCACCTTCGCGCTGCTGATCGTGGCGATGTCGCTGTCGATGTTCGGTTTCTATCAGTTACAACTTCCAGGCGCATTGCAGACCAGTCTGAGCAATGTGTCGAACCGCCAGCAGTCCGGCAAGCTGGCCGGCGTGTTTGCAATGGGCGCCATTTCGGCGCTGATCGTCGGCCCCTGCGTGGCCGCGCCACTGGCCGGCGCGCTGGTCTACATCAGCCAGACGCGCGATGTGTTCCTGGGCGGCGCGGCGCTGTTCTCGATGGCGGTGGGTATGAGTATTCCGCTGCTGCTGGTGGGCGTATCGGCCGGCTCGCTGCTGCCGCGCGTGGGTGCGTGGATGGAGTCGGTCAAGCGCCTGTTCGGTGTGCTGATGCTGGCCATGGCGATCTGGCTCGTTTCGCCCGTGATCCCGCCGGTCGCGCAGATGTTGCTGTGGGCCGCGCTGCTCTTGGGCTACGGCTTTTATCTGCTGCGTCACACGCGCCACTGGGCGTCGATGGCCTTTGGCGCCGCGTTCGCGCTGATGGGCGGCATGCAACTGGTGGGCGTGGCCAGCGGCGGGCGCGATGCGTTCGCACCCCTGGCGCACCTGAACGGTACGCCGCAGCATCACGGGCTGGTGTTCACCCGCATCAAGACGGTCGATCAGCTCGACGCGGCCCTGGCCGCCAATGCCGGCAAGACCGTCATGCTCGACTTCTATGCGGACTGGTGCGTGTCGTGCAAGGAGATGGAGAAGTTCACCTTCGTCGATCCGAAGGTGCAGGCCAAGCTGGCCAATACTGCGCTGCTGCAGGTTGATGTGACCGCCAACGATGCGGCCGACAAGGCAATGCTCAAGCGCTTCGGCCTGTTCGGACCGCCGGGCATCATCCTGTTTGACGATCAAGGCAAGGAGATTGCCGATAGCCGGGTGATCGGCTACCAGAATGCAGAGAAGTTTTC
- the rpoA gene encoding DNA-directed RNA polymerase subunit alpha, with amino-acid sequence MQNSLLKPRIIDVEALGAGHAKVVMEPFERGYGHTLGNALRRVLLSSMVGYAPTEVTIAGVVHEYSSLDGVQEDVVDLLLNLKGVVFKVHNRDSVNLTLKKEGEGPVLASDIDLPHDVELVNPDHVIAHLTAGGKLDMQIKVEKGRGYVPGNVRRLSEDTNKTIGRIILDASFSPVRRVSYAVESARVEQRTDLDKLIINIETNGVITPEEAIRQSARVLVDQLNVFAALEGTEAAAEAPSRAPLVDPILLRPVDDLELTVRSANCLKAENIYYIGDLIQRSENELLKTPNLGRKSLNEIKEVLASRGLTLGMKLENWPPAGLEK; translated from the coding sequence ATGCAAAATAGTTTGTTGAAGCCACGTATCATCGACGTCGAAGCACTGGGCGCCGGCCACGCGAAAGTCGTGATGGAGCCGTTCGAGCGTGGCTATGGCCACACCCTCGGCAACGCACTGCGTCGCGTGCTGCTGTCGTCGATGGTTGGCTACGCGCCGACCGAAGTGACGATCGCTGGTGTCGTGCATGAATACTCGTCGCTCGATGGCGTTCAGGAAGATGTCGTCGACCTGCTGCTGAACCTGAAGGGCGTGGTCTTCAAAGTCCACAACCGTGACTCGGTCAACCTGACCCTGAAAAAGGAAGGCGAAGGCCCAGTCCTGGCATCGGACATCGACCTGCCGCACGACGTCGAGCTGGTCAACCCGGATCACGTGATCGCTCACCTGACCGCCGGTGGCAAGCTGGACATGCAGATCAAGGTCGAAAAAGGCCGTGGCTATGTGCCAGGTAACGTCCGTCGTCTGTCGGAAGACACCAACAAGACCATCGGCCGCATCATCCTGGACGCTTCGTTCTCGCCAGTACGCCGCGTGTCGTACGCTGTTGAATCGGCCCGTGTCGAACAGCGTACCGACCTGGACAAGCTGATCATCAACATCGAAACGAACGGCGTCATCACGCCAGAAGAAGCGATCCGCCAGTCGGCCCGCGTCCTGGTCGATCAGCTGAACGTGTTCGCTGCTCTGGAAGGCACCGAAGCCGCCGCGGAAGCGCCATCGCGCGCACCGCTGGTCGATCCGATCCTGCTGCGTCCAGTCGACGACCTGGAACTGACCGTCCGTTCGGCCAACTGCCTGAAAGCAGAAAACATCTACTACATCGGCGATCTGATCCAGCGTTCGGAAAACGAACTGCTCAAGACGCCAAACCTGGGCCGCAAGTCGCTCAACGAAATCAAGGAAGTCCTTGCTTCGCGTGGCTTGACCCTGGGCATGAAACTCGAAAACTGGCCACCAGCCGGCCTCGAGAAGTAA
- the rpsD gene encoding 30S ribosomal protein S4, translating into MARYIGPKAKLSRREGTDLFLKSARRSLDSKCKLDIKPGQHGVKSGARTSDYGNQLREKQKVKRMYGILERQFRRYFAEASRRKGNTGETLLKLLEARLDNVTYRMGFGSTRAEARQLVSHKAFTVNGQVVNIASYQVKTGDVVAVREKAKKQVRIAEALSLAEQIGFPSWVSVDAKKLEGTFRSFPERNEIAADVNEALIVELYSR; encoded by the coding sequence GTGGCACGTTATATCGGACCAAAAGCAAAACTGTCGCGCCGTGAAGGCACTGACCTGTTCCTCAAGAGCGCACGTCGCTCGCTCGACTCGAAGTGCAAACTGGACATCAAGCCAGGCCAGCACGGTGTCAAGTCGGGTGCCCGCACCTCGGACTACGGCAACCAACTGCGCGAAAAGCAAAAAGTCAAGCGCATGTACGGCATCCTGGAACGCCAGTTCCGTCGCTACTTCGCAGAAGCTTCGCGTCGCAAGGGTAACACCGGCGAAACGCTGCTGAAGCTGCTGGAAGCGCGTCTGGACAACGTGACGTACCGCATGGGTTTCGGTTCGACCCGCGCTGAAGCACGTCAGCTGGTCAGCCACAAAGCCTTCACCGTCAACGGTCAGGTCGTGAACATCGCTTCGTACCAAGTCAAGACCGGCGACGTCGTCGCTGTTCGTGAAAAGGCCAAGAAGCAAGTACGTATCGCTGAAGCCCTGTCGCTGGCTGAGCAAATCGGTTTCCCAAGCTGGGTGTCGGTCGATGCCAAGAAGCTGGAAGGCACCTTCCGTTCGTTCCCAGAGCGTAACGAAATCGCTGCTGACGTCAACGAAGCGCTGATCGTCGAACTGTACTCGCGTTAA
- the rpsK gene encoding 30S ribosomal protein S11, which produces MAKQQSSAAAARVRKKVKKNVAEGIAHVHASFNNTIITITDRQGNALSWATSGGAGFKGSRKSTPFAAQVAAEAAGKVAQESGVKNLEVRIKGPGPGRESAVRALNNLGIKITEIQDVTPVPHNGCRPPKRRRI; this is translated from the coding sequence ATGGCCAAGCAACAAAGCAGCGCGGCAGCAGCGCGCGTCCGCAAGAAAGTCAAGAAGAACGTTGCCGAGGGCATCGCCCACGTGCACGCGTCCTTCAACAACACGATCATCACGATCACCGATCGTCAGGGCAATGCTCTGTCGTGGGCAACTTCCGGCGGCGCCGGCTTCAAGGGTTCGCGCAAATCGACCCCGTTCGCAGCGCAGGTTGCTGCCGAAGCTGCTGGCAAGGTCGCTCAGGAATCGGGCGTGAAGAATCTGGAAGTGCGTATCAAGGGCCCAGGCCCAGGCCGTGAATCGGCTGTGCGCGCACTGAACAACCTCGGCATCAAGATCACCGAGATCCAGGACGTCACCCCAGTTCCACACAACGGTTGCCGTCCACCAAAGCGTCGCCGTATCTAA